The following coding sequences lie in one Apium graveolens cultivar Ventura chromosome 1, ASM990537v1, whole genome shotgun sequence genomic window:
- the LOC141671133 gene encoding stellacyanin-like encodes MARFDIFTCLVVVSLAMGGVLVQAHVHHIVKGETGWEQFFELGFKSSELMMFKVGDHIWFRNAQDGIVELQSRDEYLSCDVSNPIKMYTDGPDKISLQEEGIRYFASGNPRECKNGLKLHVEVHPQQKNEGTESAASTTITASSNGSDVVKAAGPTSTSTRLGGFSNMVFICLLVLVVGLV; translated from the exons ATGGCTAGGTTTGATATCTTCACTTGTTTGGTTGTTGTGTCATTGGCTATGGGAGGTGTATTGGTTCAAGCCCATGTCCACCATATTGTTAAAGGTGAAACCGGGTGGGAACAGTTTTTTGAGCTGGGTTTTAAATCTTCAGAACTCATGATGTTCAAAGTTGGAGATCATATTT GGTTCCGCAATGCACAGGATGGTATCGTGGAGCTGCAAAGCCGCGACGAGTACTTATCGTGCGATGTATCGAATCCAATCAAAATGTACACAGACGGTCCAGACAAGATCTCCCTGCAGGAAGAAGGTATCCGCTACTTCGCAAGTGGGAATCCAAGAGAATGTAAGAATGGTTTGAAGCTACACGTAGAGGTGCATCCTCAACAGAAGAATGAGGGAACAGAATCAGCTGCATCAACTACAATAACAGCTTCATCAAATGGTTCTGATGTGGTCAAGGCAGCTGGGCCTACTTCAACTTCAACCCGTCTTGGTGGGTTTTCGAATATGGTTTTTATTTGCCTCCTGGTTTTAGTTGTGGGCTTGGTTTAA